A window of Streptomyces marispadix contains these coding sequences:
- a CDS encoding amidase, with protein MRTPESAVADFLGRNEPGGMGDAGTPPMPDVLALPLAERDALLRKGELSPADLYAAAAHWEPAADHRYRACAELRARSSKFAYVRNDGGQDGRSSDARALTGGALRVGVKDTVDVQGFPTRLGLRHYRHHPRESATVVASLRGAEVNAKVVTTELNIGVGSGCVNPYFPRFDPAGSSTGSAVAVAANICDVGLGTDVLGSVRWPAGRCGVVGLRTTHDPARLAGIFPLSPGMDAPGWVARTADDLAFAWRHLGLGDEPRVASPSLRVGVPEELYRPGVVDPEIAQALDTASTALTSHGHHIAARALGELWNCRASAWELCSRDAWDGHQVWRDRLTDELMPSTWRALETGAKVTDERRTEIRADMARLRAGVTELFAEASVDVWLMPLDPGVPKPKGTVVASSTIPDADDPAFEREVGFTPVASFAGLPAVTMPVGRDPEHGAPLAVQLVGRPGDDASLIHLAQQLTTGLEPLELSPA; from the coding sequence ATGCGAACGCCTGAAAGCGCAGTGGCGGACTTCCTCGGCCGCAACGAGCCCGGCGGCATGGGCGACGCAGGGACGCCGCCCATGCCGGACGTGCTCGCCCTGCCCCTCGCCGAACGGGACGCCCTGCTGCGCAAGGGCGAACTCTCACCGGCGGACTTGTACGCGGCGGCTGCGCATTGGGAGCCGGCAGCAGACCATCGGTACCGTGCCTGCGCCGAACTGCGCGCCCGCAGCAGCAAGTTCGCATACGTACGGAACGACGGCGGGCAGGACGGGCGCTCTTCGGACGCCCGCGCACTGACCGGCGGCGCGCTGCGCGTCGGCGTCAAGGACACCGTCGACGTACAGGGCTTCCCCACCCGCCTCGGACTGCGCCACTACCGCCACCACCCCCGGGAGTCGGCGACCGTGGTGGCCTCGCTGCGCGGAGCCGAGGTGAACGCGAAGGTGGTCACCACGGAGCTGAACATCGGCGTCGGCTCGGGCTGCGTCAACCCCTACTTCCCACGGTTCGATCCCGCCGGTTCCAGCACCGGCTCGGCGGTGGCCGTCGCGGCGAACATCTGTGACGTGGGCCTGGGCACCGACGTGCTCGGTTCGGTGCGCTGGCCCGCCGGGCGCTGCGGCGTCGTCGGCCTCCGTACGACACACGACCCCGCGAGGCTCGCCGGTATCTTCCCGCTCAGCCCCGGCATGGACGCGCCCGGCTGGGTCGCCCGTACCGCCGACGATCTCGCCTTCGCCTGGCGGCACTTGGGGCTGGGCGACGAGCCCCGGGTGGCGTCGCCGTCGCTGCGGGTGGGCGTGCCGGAGGAGCTGTACAGGCCGGGTGTCGTCGACCCGGAGATCGCCCAGGCTCTGGACACGGCGAGCACGGCGCTCACCTCACACGGACACCACATCGCCGCGCGTGCCCTGGGGGAGCTGTGGAACTGCCGTGCCTCGGCATGGGAGTTGTGCTCCCGCGACGCCTGGGACGGCCACCAGGTGTGGCGGGACCGGCTGACGGACGAGCTGATGCCCTCGACATGGCGGGCACTGGAGACGGGTGCCAAGGTCACCGACGAACGGCGCACCGAGATCCGCGCCGACATGGCGCGGCTGCGTGCGGGAGTGACGGAACTGTTCGCCGAGGCGTCCGTGGACGTATGGCTGATGCCGCTGGACCCGGGCGTGCCGAAGCCCAAGGGCACGGTGGTCGCGTCCTCCACGATCCCCGACGCCGACGACCCGGCCTTCGAACGGGAGGTGGGCTTCACGCCCGTCGCCAGCTTCGCCGGGCTGCCCGCGGTCACCATGCCCGTGGGCCGCGACCCGGAACACGGGGCGCCGCTGGCCGTACAGCTCGTCGGCCGCCCGGGGGACGACGCTTCCCTGATCCACCTCGCCCAGCAGCTCACCACGGGCCTGGAACCCCTCGAACTGAGCCCCGCGTGA